The nucleotide window CTCACGGTCAGCCGCTGAACGCAGCAGGCGCTTCTACCGACGCAACCGTCAAGAATCTCGGTGGCGATCCGGCTGATCCCTTCAAGATTTTCCCGGAAGTTGCAGAAGCTTTCGAAGCTCGCAAGGCCGAACTCCGCAAGGAAGTTGAAGCCTGGAAGAAGGCCAAGGCTGCCTGGGACGCAGCAAATCCTGAAAAGGCTGCTACCCTCAAGGATTGGCTCTCTGGCAACGCTCCGAAGATCGACCTTTCCGGTCTGGAACTGAAGGAAGGGGTTGCAACCCGCGTGACTTCCGGCACCGTTCTCGGTCACCTGGCAGAAAATGTAAAGAACTGCATCTGCTCCTCTGCTGACCTTTCCAACTCCGACAACACCCAGGCCTTCCTCAACAAGACTGGCATCTTCCGCGCTAACGACTTCAAGGGCGGCTTCGTCCAGGTTGGCGTTGCCGAACTGACTATGGGTGCTATCTGCTGCGGTATCGCTCTCCACGGCGGTCTCTACCCGATTTGTGCTACCTTCTTCGTGTTCAGCGACTTCATGAAGCCGGTGCTCCGTATGGCAGCCCTCATGGGTCTGCCTGTTAAGTTCATGTACACCCACGACAGCTTCCGCGTTGGCGAAGACGGCCCGACTCACGAACCTATCGAACACGAAACTCAGATTCGACTTCTGGAAGGTCTTAAGAAGACTCACGGCGCCAACAAGGGCAAGTCCGAAATGCTGGTGCTCCGTCCGGCTGACGCCTTCGAAACTACCGTCGCATGGGAAATGGCTTTCGAAAATAACGATAGCCCCACTACCTTGATCCTTACCCGTCAGAACGTGAAGACTCTCCCTGGTGACCGCAAGGCTGAAGCAGCCAAGTGCCGTAAGGGTGCCTACATTGTAAGCGACAACTGCGGTTCCGCTCGTCCGGATCTCACTTTCGTCTCCAACGGTTCCGACGTTCTCTTGACTCACGACGCTGCTGAAGTTCTCCGCGCCGAAGGCCTCAAGGTCCGCGTGGTCTCCATGATCAGCCCGGCCCTCTTCCAGAGCCAGAGCAAGGAATACCGCGATTCCATTATCACTCCTTGGACTCCGGTGTTTGCAAAGTCCAGTGGCCTCCCGCTCTTGTTCGCCCAGGTTGTGGGTGGCTTCGGTAAGGTTTCCGGTCTGGAACGCTTCGGTGCTTCCGCTCCGGCTGGCGTCCTTGAAAAGGAATTCGGCTACACTCCGGAAGCCGTGGTTGCAGAAGCCAAGGCTTACCTGGCTGAATACAAGGCAAACGTCGAAGACTTCAAGAAGGCTAATGGCTAATTACGAATTATGAGTTATGAATTACAAGAGTAAGTAAGGCGCCTACGGCGCGAAAAAATCTCATAATTCATAATTCGTACTTCATATTTTTTTTGAAAATCATGATTTGCCCGTTTTGCAAGAAAGATAACGACAAGGTAGTCGATAGCCGCGCTAT belongs to Fibrobacter sp. and includes:
- a CDS encoding transketolase; the encoded protein is QLSCRCEDVMSHDFKKQYEAWGFRVIDVADGSDIASLREAFKAAWAETEKPTIVIGHTTMAKGAIAEDGKSFEGAVSTHGQPLNAAGASTDATVKNLGGDPADPFKIFPEVAEAFEARKAELRKEVEAWKKAKAAWDAANPEKAATLKDWLSGNAPKIDLSGLELKEGVATRVTSGTVLGHLAENVKNCICSSADLSNSDNTQAFLNKTGIFRANDFKGGFVQVGVAELTMGAICCGIALHGGLYPICATFFVFSDFMKPVLRMAALMGLPVKFMYTHDSFRVGEDGPTHEPIEHETQIRLLEGLKKTHGANKGKSEMLVLRPADAFETTVAWEMAFENNDSPTTLILTRQNVKTLPGDRKAEAAKCRKGAYIVSDNCGSARPDLTFVSNGSDVLLTHDAAEVLRAEGLKVRVVSMISPALFQSQSKEYRDSIITPWTPVFAKSSGLPLLFAQVVGGFGKVSGLERFGASAPAGVLEKEFGYTPEAVVAEAKAYLAEYKANVEDFKKANG